atgaggATGGTCggaatagaaaaagcgcgcATTCGTTTATCCTGCGTTTCACCtccggaatggaatgaaggccattccacccattctgctaccATAATCACTtgaatgccattctgaaccaaccattcccattccagaatgaaaggaaaaaaacGCGCCATAGGCCTTCTATAGACAAGTAAAGTATCATTTTCTTAATAGAGCGCTGGGCGCATATCGTGGGGACATACAACGATGAAAGCAAGAGGGCTAAAATCTACGTCAATGGCAACTTGAATAGGGTGGGGCCAGGGTCCGGACACTTGTCCGAAGATTGGGACGGCTATGCCGGTTTTGGCAAGCATCAGGGAGGAATGATGGATTACGATCTGCTTGACGAGATTTACATGTTCTCGAGGGAGCTGTCGCCGTTCGAGATCAAGATGTTGTATGAGAACTGCAATTTTGGCAACGCGAGGATGCGTAAGTGAtgggttatgatgatgataataatgataatgacaaaattgatttaaaaaaaattgacttttatggtgatggtgatggtgataatcacctcattgttctatttGTATTCTCATTCATCGCCTGTTGTGCATCAATGTGGTGAAATCTTCTGAAATCTTCTAAATGACCCTGATGAtatctacttttttttcaGCCCCGAATACTTTCCAGAGCGTCGTGTTCTTCGGGTTTGACAGAGATTCTGGTCACACAGTTTTTGATGACTCAGGAAATGAAAACAATGGGCAAATGAGCCAAGACGCTAATGTACTGGAGACCAAGACCTCCTGTGGGAACTGTCTAGTTCTATCTGGAGGTGAGTATCATAGTAATTAAAACAGATAAGCCAATAAGGTAATGTAGAGGAGAACAAGATATCGGGCATTGTTTAGTTCTATCTGGAGGTGAGTATCATAGTAATTAAAACAGATAAGCCATAAGGTAATGTAGAGGAGAACAAGATATCGGGCATTGTTTTGTTCTATCTTGAGGTGAGTATCATAATAATAGACAGATAAGCCAAGAAGGTAATGTAGAGGAGAACAAGATATCGGGCATTGTTTTGTTCTATCTGGAGGTGAGTATCATAATAATGGACAGATAAGCCAAGAAGGTAATGTAGATGAGAACAAGATATCGGGCATTGTTTAGTTCTATCTGGAGGTGAGTATCATAATAATGGACAGATAAGCCAAGACGGTAATGTAGATGAGAACAAGATATCGGACATTGTTTAGTTCTATCTGGAGGTGAGTAACATAATAATGGACAGATAAGCCAAGACGGTAATGTAGATGAGAACAAGATATCGGGCATTGTTTAGTTCCATCTGGAGGTGAGTAACATGATAATGGACAGATAAGCCCAGAAGGTAATGTAGAGGAGAACAAGATATCGGGCATTGTTTTGTTCTATCTGGAAGTGAGTAACATGATAATGGACAGATAAGCCAAGAAGGTAATGTAGAGGAGAACAAGATATCGGGCATTGTTTAGTTCCATCTGGAGGTGAGTAACATGATAATGGACAGATAAGCCAAGAAGGTAATGTAGAGGAGAACAAGATATCGGGCATTGTTTAGTTCTATCTGGAGGTGAGTAACATAATAATGGACAGATAAGCCAAGAAGGTAATGTAGAGGAGAACAAGATATCGGGCATTGTTTAGTTCTATCTGGAGGTGAGTAACATAATAATGGACAGATAAGCCAAGAAGGTAATGTAGATGAGAACAAGATATCGGGCATTGTTTAGTTCTATCTGGAGGTGAGTAACATAATAATGGACAGATAAGCCAAGAAGGTAATGTAGAGGAGAACAAGATATCGGGCATTGTTTAGTTCTATCTGGAGGTGAGTAACATAACAATGGATAGATGACAGCGCTTACCCAGGAGAAGAGAggttgcgcagtcataggtatcatatggaaaaagcatagtatttggaTATTCCTTAAAAAGGAATAACCCGTTTTTCGGCCGccattagggggggggggggggtgagaagGAGGATGCACGCACCCTGcgtacccccctgtgtacgcgcctggcaAAAAGCCAAGTACTCGCCTGCCAAATACTCTCGAAAACGGATCCGCATAACTATTATACGGAAAATCCGGGTCCGCGTTTCTGCGCTTTCCTTATATGGTTATCGTCCTTTTCCTTATAAGGCGATTTACTACTGGAAGGCTCTCACATCAAGCGCAAGCCACTTTTCAGCATCACCGTTGCATTATGGGTAAAACTGGAAACCAATCGAGGTGAACAGACAATATTTATGACGTCAAATCCTGGTAACCCTGGCAACCGTCACGTGCAGTACCTGCTTCTGATTATTGATGGCAAGGTCAAGTGGTTTCATAGCAACGAGAAATCCCAGGTGAGTTTTAGAATACAGCCTGTATGGCTGCTGCGTCTTTTCGCTTTTAAAAGTCCGTTGATTCGACATGTTTGAAGTTTGACGCATGCATTAGTAGGCTATCGAATACTACGAAACTTGGATACTCATTtcaatacagaaaaaaaaatcttcttCTCCTCGGTTCAATTCAACCAATCGAATTAAATTGAATCAATCCTCCTTCAACAAACGAAttaaaactgcttcaaaattGATAAAGTTTCTGATAAAATATGAGACATTTCGTGGGTTTAATGAACTACAAGCtgattaaaggggcagcgtcatggtaagagctttgTATAGCTCTCatgccctgacacaatgaatttcagtcaaattctaatattgactAATGAGCccttggtacatgtgggagacttaaattcaaaggaaatgaccacaaactgtcaatagaCATATTTTTCAATAAGATATTGCATTGTCTGTTccactgtttgtagacaattaaaagcctacaataaacactgagaccagacatgcgcagtaccatgacgctgcccctttaatgttGGTTACATCCCAAATCCAGAGACCCATATCCCGTCTTAGTCTTACTATTAAATAAAAGATAATTGTatctaaagttttttttaaagctgttCTGCTATAAATAAGTTAAGGGTCAGTCTTGAACCCTATAACCTatgaaaattaaaattcaTATTCGTTGATTATTTGCCACATGTGTGATCATCTTGTATTGATCATTCacatttatataaataataaaataaatgggCTAAGAGCTAGGAAAATATATGGTAATTATGGGCCTGGCTGTTCTTGAAAGTTTTCCCCAAACTATTTAACTCCAGATTCTAGAATGATGCCTTTCTTCCGCAGACCGTATTTAGTGCCGAAACCGAATCCGCGGTTGTGCCCGCGGGCACATGGACTCATATCAGCGGTACCTACACATCGATGGGAGGAAAGTCCCAGATTTTTGTTAACGGGGACCTGAAGAAAGAGGACTTCACCGGCTCGGGAACATTATCACAGGTGCGTCTAAAGCCCCGGCGTTTTAAAGGCCGACTAGATGTGACAGTATTTTTTGCTCAGATAGTCCTGCAAAACATAACAGAGAACCAGGCTTTCCATTTATTATATGAACTAGACTTGGCATTTtgataacaacaaaaacatttcAGTTTCCAAACGGCGGGAagaccaaataaaaaaaatatttaccgATCTCATTAATCACATTCCATCTGTTCTTTTAACGGCGTAGGACTGGGGCGGGCGAGTCAGTATTGGAAAGTTTTTCCGTAAGGATGCCGGTAAATGGCTAGAGGAAAGACCGCTGTACGGAGAGATTGACGAGTTTTACATGTTCGACCGCGCCCTACCCCCTACGGAGGTGACACTTCTCATGCAGTCATGTGACTTTAAAAGGTATGTTTATATAAGGAACATAACATATTCTTGCGTGATTACcccttaaagaatgtcgatcaaccactccttggTTAttggttattgtttatcattgaaaatacaacggtttatttgcaaggaaacttcaaaataacaatctacgaataaagtctgatacgttatATCTTGGTAACTTGATTGatttagccgatggaaatggattcttttgtGACTCAGCATTGAGCGGGAGAATAAAATGTTTGGCCTCCTTTAAGCCCTGTGTTAACAACGCTGTTGTTAACTCGACCAATAACCAATAACCAATAACAGCAAGCGTTCGAAGCTTTGTTATACGCTAAGCTGCAAGACGCCAATCAAACCTCTCTGGGTGAATAAGAACGCACGTTCTAGGCGCTGTTACAAACTTTGCTGCAAGACTCCAAAGTAATTTTCTTGTCCTATCAGAGCGCGCGTTTTAAACACCAACGGGACCTGCTTTAtggccctgtcacacgtagaCTTTTCGGctgcaacttgtctcgcaaaaaaaattgttgcaggtcgcacgcgGGCTGTCACACGTGAAgtttttcctgcgacttgaaacaatttgttgcagaaagtagaagagCGTTCTAATTTCGTGCGGCTTTGAGGAATGCAAAACAACGTGCGACCtgcaacagttttttttttttgcgaggtcgcaaaagaaaaaacgtacgtgtgacagggcctttaGGCAAGCTGTTATTTGACATCActgagtgcagagctccgaGACCAAAATGCTACAATAGAGTTCTAGAGTGGCCGATAACACACTATTGAAGCAAACATAGCCTTATCAACAGCTGTTTCTTGAAACAGAACGAAAAATGGCGAGGATTGGATAGAATTTGAAGCGATGAATATTTCAAATTCGTTGTTTGTACGCGCGAGCACTATAATGACGCCATTTCAACAAAGCacgcgcgcgctgtttttgaattttatttttcaattcatACGAGCGCGCTCTGTGTTTGATTTCTCAAGTACAATTTTTGctcttgtttttgtagagaatGGACTCCAAACACTTTCCCGAATATTCCTTATAGCTCTTTAACACTCTTTTGTACTTAAAAGTTGTCGTAGTTTTGTCGTACGGCTTTACTTTTAGCATGTTATCTTCCGGCGGTTTACAGACGTCCGCACTCAACGAAGTCTAGTTGTGAATGACGATGACTTGCGTGAGAGTTTGCGAAAAAGGGGGCgaagctttcccttttatagcgcgcggTCGTGTTTTGAAGCTCTGTTATAAACTAAGAGGTATGACGTCAAACACTCTCGTCTAATCATAGTGGGCGTTCTAAGTTGAGCAATTGTTTGTGTCACCACAGGACTGTGCTTCACTTTGGGTTTGAAGTGTTTGAAAAAAAGACTGCGTTCGATCAATCAGGTCTCGCTAACAATGGACGCGTCCTGGATGCGACTGGCACGCCCGCGGGCAAGTGCGGCAAGGGCCTCAATATGACCGCAGGCGGAGAGATTGACCTAGACGGGGTCCTTTTTAATATAACGCACTTCAGAGAGAAGCCACAAAAGGCGATATCTGTGACAGCGTGGATCAACCTTGCCACTAACAGGTAAGGAAAGGGAGAAATTACTTAAAGCTGTGACAGCGTGGGCGTGGAAGGTGCGCGTAACCCCTTTTTGTCAAATCACATATGCTGAATCATATTTTGCATATTAATTATAACTGCCTCCACCTGACCCCTGGTAACGCATCTCAGTACTCAACACATAATTAAAACATTTTCAATTTGTACACTCTGCATCTCCGGCTGCAGGCGTTTGGACTAGAACAATTAGCATTCAGACGAAAGCGcgctgtttttatttctgaACTACTTTTTCCTTGTTGCTTTTAGAGGTCACCACGAGCTGTTTAACACCATCGGTAGCAGATCCACGCACAAGCATGACCAGTACCATCTCACCGTGGAGGACGGGAAGGTGGTGTGGTACCATCACCAGGAACAGGACCGGAAAGTGTTCGAAGTGCAGACTTTACCAGTCGTGCCAGCAAGGTACAGTTCTTGAAAGTGTTCGAAGTGCAGACTTTACCAGTCCTGCCAGCGAGGTAGAGTTCCTGAAAGTGTTCGAAGTGCAGACTTAACCAGTCGTTCCAGCGAGGTAGAGTTCCTGAAAGTGTTCGAAGTGCAGACTTAACCAGTCGTGCCAGCACGGTAGAGTTCTTGAAAGTGTTCGAAGTGCAGACTTAACCAGTCGTGCCAGCGAGGTAGAGTTCTTGAAAGTGTTCAAAGTGCAGACTTTACCAGTCGTGCCGTGCTCCTTAAAGCCTCATCATCAAAATCAATCATCGTGTGGTGAATTAAATAGTTATAAGTAGTGTTAGACTGATATCGTGAACCGCCAAGGGAATTATGAAACATAGAGTAAGGGTCACGGGACACAGAAGCACCTCAAAATATgtgtgggggtggggagggtgggggagggCAGCTCTTGCACGGGTgtcaaaatgtatttttaaacATCTAAAACAAACGGAAatagaagaaaaatataagCATTGTAGGTTTAACGAGCCCCATATAAAGCATTCCTGTTTCTATGTCAAGGTAAAATATAGTACTCGAGGTGCAAGACTTGACAAAATGTCGCAGATTGCACACGTTCGAGAGACATGAGatcgcagaaaaaaaaacttgatagATAATAAACTGGCTTCCCCTATTCTAGGAACTGGACGCACATCGCGGCTACATATAGCGCCGAGGAGATGCTCGCCAAGGTTTACGTGAATGGAAAGCTGGTAAAGGAGCGTTCGGCGTACGGGTATCTATCTCAAGATTGGGGTCACTTCGCCGGGGTAGGAAGAAGATTCTACAAGGAAGACGGCTATTTACGAGGAATTCTTGACAACTTCATGATGTTCAACTATGCGTTAGATGAGGAGGAGATAGCCGTACTCTCTGCAGGGGATTGTCCCAAAGGACTTTAAAGAGTATTTctcagccgccatcttgttatcctagcaaaataccaagtgggAGAAAGCATCAACTTTCATCGACTGATTTGGTAAAGCTATTGCGATACTTTTGAACAAATTTGGCAAATAATATGTATAAACCTTTGCTTTAAATTGGTATTTTCTTAAATGAGTTTCTAAAATAATTTGTCATCCAATTTTGGATAAAGCagtaacaaaggtgtggcggACGAGGGGCAGGCGCGTAGACCGGACTGGGCGCATCgctcaaccccctccccctcagcaTATACTTGCAAGGTGCttgaaagggggaggggctagGGTACCCCTAAGAATATTCTCAATTCCATAGTCAGGGATTGCAAGGGCGGTGTACTGGAATGCTCGGCTTATGTTTGAGGCCtgaaatagatttttttaaagacaaaGGTTTGGCGATCTTTAACGACTTTAATATGTATACAATGTTgggactaataataaatagaatttctttaatttttaatttcagCATAATTGCAATAGTTCTGTACATAATACTAATAGTGCAATAGGCTTTAGGGCTGCTAAACTTAATTTTAAGCGTCACTTAGATCGGCTTGATGTGGGACTAACGGCACCAACGAGCAGAGAAATTATAAATAGGTGACTTGCACTAAAACCTAGTGACTTATTGAGTGTCAAATTCACAGAAATGCCTGCGGCCGTCACGCCAGAgagacaaaaaatatatatttcaagaGAATAAAGCCCTTTATGACAGAGAAACTTTCTGGATGATTCGTGAGGGATGAATTATttgcattttgttgttgttgttttaccgCCAAAAGTCGGCGCACGCGTAAGTTTGTtaccaaaaagtcacgtgattctTTATTGCAAGTAGCGTTTTGTTCTTAGAATGAGTGAGTGATGGTTTGCTTCACTTATCCCTATATCTGGATGCCTGTGGTCGTGCCCTCGTGTTGTTTGTGTATCAGTGAAATCAGAGTCCGCTGGTAAggcctaacaggattggctagatcacctcattgttctattgtattctcGTTCTTCGTCTGTGGTGCACCAATCCTGGTGGAGAAACCTTCTGAGGGCTGCCCCAGGACCCGACATGTGTTGTTATAGGAATCATCAATGCGGCTTTATGGGTCATTGTCATATTGATGGACTAGTATTGTAAATAAAATCGGAATAACAAAGAGTTTACCTAAATAAAAATCAGTTAAAATATTGAGCTGTGTTATTAGTATAGTAACAGACTGGTCCcgggcgttcttaccgggtttcctgtgttcagcctagttCCAGGcattcttaccgggtttcctgtgttcagcctagtcccggggggggggggggggggggggttaccgggtttcctgtgtttagcCAAGTCCAAGGCGTTTTTACCGGGTTTCTTGTGTTTAGCCTAGTCCTAGGCGTTTTtaacgggtttcctgtggatggtaagagttgtgacgtcaagGAAACCGTGAACTCGTCCCAGCCCCCAGGTTACCTCACGGTTCATCTCTGAGCACAGGGGACCCGGTAAGAActcctgggactaggctggtATAGAAAGTAAAGGTTCTGGCTCGAGTGGTGGAAAGAGGGCCGAGGTAACATCATCGCTATTTAAAGACACACATGACGTCATCAGCTTTGCCAAAGCTCATTGTCACGCAATAAACCAAAGGAGCAATAGACCATTTTCTCGATGTTACCCGCGCATCCAAAATGTCACAGACTGGCGAGCCACCGCTGATACAAAAAGGCGTACAAAGTGGAGCTTACAGACGAAACTATAGGAAATGCTGCCAGAGTGCTATTGTCAAATTGGCGCTAGAGTCAAATACCCATCGCTCGCATTTTGGATCAGCtgtggcccgccagtctgtggcattttggatgcgcgcgcaacatcgtgagAAGGATCTCTAAGTGGGGTAGGATAGAGATATTTGTTTGTGTCTTCCCATGTGTGATATTCCTTGTAAGATTTCTATAATACACTaccaatacaatacaatacagtaTTTATTTGCATTAGTCTTTATTTACAATGCAATACAGTAATCTTATTATAGGGGGTTATATAATACTTCTTAAAAGTTTTCTAACTCATGGCCCTCAAAAGTGGGTTACAATTATTACATTTACACGTTTTTAATCAATGGCCCTCAACTACACTATCGATGGcaaattatattttgaatAAAGAAGGCTTATTGGCAAACTATATAAAATTCAAGGATTGACTAAGCTACCTAAACCTATAGAGGGCCAAACATACCACGAGCCGTATGAAAGAATTCATGTGGCTTCAATGTATAGTTAGCGATAAGCCAAACATTACGTGCAACAAGCTTACCTATAGCTCACTATAAACCTATATTTCTCTCTATAAAGCTAAATTTACATACGTGGAACTAAGTAATAAGCTGCTTGCTGAAATGGTTAATATCTACAACTATCTTGAACTATCTACCCCGTATGTACCGCTATGTACCTCGAATGAACCCCTATTTACCCCGTATGTACCGCTATTTATCCCGTATGTACAACGTATGTACCCCCGTATATACCCCGTATAACCCCTATCCATCCCATAAAGCCCCTATGTACCCCTATATAGCCCCCATGTACCCCTATATAGCCCCCATGTACCCCAATATAGCCCCCATGTACCCCTATATAGCCCCCATGTACCCTATATAGCCCCCATGAACCCCTTAATAGCTGCCATGTACCCCTATATAGCCCCTATGTACCCCTATATAGCCCCCATGTACCCCTATGTAGCCCCCATGTACCCCTATATAGCCCCCATGTACCCCTATATAGCCCCATGTACCCCTATATAGCCCCCATGTACCCCTATATAGCCCCCATGTACCCCTTAATAGCCCCCATGTACCCCTATATAGCCCCCATGTACCCCTTAATAGCCGCCATGTACCCCTATATAGCCCCTATGTACCCCTATATAGCCCCCATGTACCCCTATATAGCCGCCATGTACCCCTATATAGCCCCCATGTACCCCTATATAGCCCCCATGTACCCCTATATAGCCCCATGTACCCCTATATAGCCCCCATGTACCCCTATATAGCTGCCATGTACCCCTATATAGCCCCCATGTACCCCTATATAGCTGCCATGTACCCCTATATAGCCCCCATGTACCCCTATATAGCCCCCATGTACCCTATATAGCTGCCATGTACCCTATATACCCTATATGTTTCGTCTTTGCAAACGATTTCACCTTCGTTGAAAGCTATTATCTGAAAAGAATAAGTACACCGAAAGCAACCAATCGACCTCTTAATTATTCACGTAATCCAAGGGAATAAGACTAATCAGATCCACAAATGACGTTTTTTatcaataggccattccattCCGATTAAGTGACTTGCATAGGGTCTAAGATAGTTGCACGTAATGTTTTGCTGTTTggcttgtcagccacacctttgttattgttttcaaccAAATATTGGAGGAGGAGTTATGAGaacaaatctaaaaaaaacccaaaaGATAAGTCTCATGCTTTAGTACCGAAAAAATCGCAACAGTTTCCCCAAATTAGCCGAATCGGACGCTTTCTCTCGCACTTAATATTTCGCTacgatgacaaaatggcggctgacagaggtTCGATATTGCCTAGCCGGACGACATTGCATGAGTTTCTCACGACATGTTCTGTTGGCGACCGGGTACAATTTTACCGACGCCTCTCTTAAAGTCCGGCATTCTAAACATATAGACAACAACATTAATTGCCGAGTTGAGACCCTTCAAACAATTAAGCACGAGATATAAATCCCTGGCGTACCGTTCTTCCTTGCACGTTACACAGTAGTTTAACACTTCTACGTAAACGCCAAACGGCACCCACGTGATCAAGGAGAGAAGCGTGACAATCAGAAGAGTGATGGCCAGCTTCCTGTCACGCAATAACTGCCCGTTACCGACCGACATCACGCGACTGCCGTACTTGAGTTTCGCAACGAGGGCGGTGTagcagatgaagatgatgagtAAGGGGATAGGAATGGTGATTCTTGTGTACGTCACCCAAACAGATGGCAGTACTTTCAATTTCGTGAAAATCACTATCATGAAAATCACGGCCGCGGAGGCCCATGGGACGCCAAGCAAGACTGCGTAGGGAAGGACTCCGAAGATTCGATGTCGCAGTGGGAATACCGTGGCTATGAAGCGTTCGATGGAGATCGCTGATAGGGTAAACAGAGAAGCGGGGCTGGCGAGGAAGTTTAGGACGCTGAAAGTGTTGCTGTTCTCGTTCGCTACGGCGGGATACCTCATCTGGGCGGTCCTCTCCGCACAGCTGATACCCACAAGTGCGTCCGCGATACTCAGACTGACCAGCAGGTAGTAGGCCCTCTTCCTCCTCATCTGCGGAGTACGCAGGAAGACCACCAGACACAGCAGGTTACCCGCTATGATCAGCACAGACACTGAGGCGTAGCTGATCACCTGCCAATAAAAATATCATACCAAAATG
The DNA window shown above is from Nematostella vectensis chromosome 15, jaNemVect1.1, whole genome shotgun sequence and carries:
- the LOC116618545 gene encoding probable G-protein coupled receptor 21; this translates as MSNVHMPSVNTTITITPTNSTAPEQDEAFYLTKVISYASVSVLIIAGNLLCLVVFLRTPQMRRKRAYYLLVSLSIADALVGISCAERTAQMRYPAVANENSNTFSVLNFLASPASLFTLSAISIERFIATVFPLRHRIFGVLPYAVLLGVPWASAAVIFMIVIFTKLKVLPSVWVTYTRITIPIPLLIIFICYTALVAKLKYGSRVMSVGNGQLLRDRKLAITLLIVTLLSLITWVPFGVYVEVLNYCVTCKEERYARDLYLVLNCLKGLNSAINVVVYMFRMPDFKRGVGKIVPGRQQNMS
- the LOC5512916 gene encoding uncharacterized protein LOC5512916; this encodes MQPGLFWLLLLFYSILGAWAGLTVDVNQVVYIGFDRYNGEHLFDNSPHHNNATLQNGTLISKIRGSCGRCLQLLGGNVKFKGKSFEGIPYIAVTVMMMVQLVDTSGTLDLFQTMGSPPTSFSKFAQFQLQSDNGRVKWFHRNEKMNTVFSIITDMPVLHPGNWYNVAVTYNGLTGTSQIFVDGKLKKEETADPGVFLSTDWSEYAGIGRPGGDPRLRGYVDEFYVFNKSLSTMEMEAVNSVCKSSVVFHAGFEQKNHNVFKDDSGLLNDVTLSVPPKFPGKKQEDPIPVPGTCGDGVQITGPMNDLKLDGRTFRNKPVDAVTVALWVNVSSIAGKHFLFVTIGGHSQHKHDQYEFSLVEGAVRWIHKNEYEKTIFSVLTDPIITEKRWAHIVGTYNDESKRAKIYVNGNLNRVGPGSGHLSEDWDGYAGFGKHQGGMMDYDLLDEIYMFSRELSPFEIKMLYENCNFGNARMPPNTFQSVVFFGFDRDSGHTVFDDSGNENNGQMSQDANVLETKTSCGNCLVLSGGDLLLEGSHIKRKPLFSITVALWVKLETNRGEQTIFMTSNPGNPGNRHVQYLLLIIDGKVKWFHSNEKSQTVFSAETESAVVPAGTWTHISGTYTSMGGKSQIFVNGDLKKEDFTGSGTLSQDWGGRVSIGKFFRKDAGKWLEERPLYGEIDEFYMFDRALPPTEVTLLMQSCDFKRTVLHFGFEVFEKKTAFDQSGLANNGRVLDATGTPAGKCGKGLNMTAGGEIDLDGVLFNITHFREKPQKAISVTAWINLATNRGHHELFNTIGSRSTHKHDQYHLTVEDGKVVWYHHQEQDRKVFEVQTLPVVPARNWTHIAATYSAEEMLAKVYVNGKLVKERSAYGYLSQDWGHFAGVGRRFYKEDGYLRGILDNFMMFNYALDEEEIAVLSAGDCPKGL